Proteins encoded by one window of Nodosilinea sp. PGN35:
- a CDS encoding STAS domain-containing protein, with translation MEMTRSSKIPEILKTHEAELLSEWNQELIAANTRKGLIREAELREECREFLKLLSTAAQSDNLSNVQALEWREVREMLTSISRSRSQKGFTPSETATFIFSFKRPLFDRLRQQLHDPTELGEEVWRATDLLDRLGLLAMEAYQRSRDEVILRQQEELLELSTPVVKLWDGILALPVIGTLDSARTQVVMESLLQKIVETGSEVAIIDITGVPTVDTLTAQHLLKTVTAARLMGADCIISGIRPQIAQTIVYLGIDLADVTTKATLADAFLTALKRLGIAIAPK, from the coding sequence ATGGAAATGACTCGCAGCAGCAAAATACCAGAGATACTGAAGACCCACGAGGCAGAACTGCTGTCGGAATGGAATCAAGAGCTGATCGCGGCCAACACCCGCAAGGGGTTAATTAGAGAAGCAGAGCTGCGGGAGGAATGTCGGGAATTTCTCAAGCTGCTGAGCACGGCGGCTCAATCCGATAACTTGAGCAATGTTCAGGCCCTCGAGTGGCGGGAGGTGCGGGAAATGCTGACCAGCATTTCGCGATCGCGCTCCCAAAAAGGCTTCACCCCCAGCGAAACGGCCACCTTTATCTTTTCCTTTAAGCGACCGCTGTTTGATCGGCTGCGGCAGCAGCTGCACGACCCGACTGAGCTAGGCGAAGAAGTCTGGCGTGCCACCGACCTGCTCGATCGCCTGGGGTTGCTGGCGATGGAAGCCTACCAGCGATCGCGAGATGAGGTGATCCTGCGGCAGCAGGAAGAACTGCTGGAGCTGTCTACCCCAGTGGTCAAGCTGTGGGACGGCATTTTGGCCCTGCCGGTGATTGGCACCCTCGACAGCGCCCGTACCCAGGTGGTGATGGAGTCGCTCTTGCAGAAAATTGTCGAAACTGGCTCAGAAGTGGCCATTATCGACATCACCGGGGTGCCCACCGTCGATACGCTGACCGCCCAACACCTGCTCAAGACGGTGACCGCCGCTCGCCTGATGGGGGCCGACTGCATCATCAGCGGCATTCGGCCCCAGATCGCCCAGACGATCGTCTATCTCGGCATCGACCTGGCCGATGTGACGACCAAGGCAACCCTCGCCGACGCCTTTCTTACGGCCTTAAAACGCCTAGGCATTGCGATCGCCCCCAAGTAG
- a CDS encoding ATP-binding protein, which yields MTTLFTLQIHYEQDVVQARQQTRELAAHLGFDIQDQTRLATAVSEIVRNAFQYAQGGTVQFDVEESPQILLIQVQDQGRGIPHLSDVLAGRYQSSTGIGLGIVGTRRLMDTFDIASTEQGTTVRLGKTLPTRSPPLTDAQLQQIRAAVAGRSPQNPYDEIQRQNQELLRAMAELRQREEELTYLNRELEDTNRGVIALYAELDEKASSLQQANELKTRFLSNMSHEFRTPLNSILSLSRMLLALIDGELSLEQEKQVTFIQKAASGLSELVNDLLDLAKVEAGKTEVRPSSFAVSDLFATLRGMLRPLLVQGASVSLVFVEPEGLPLLYSDEGKIAQILRNFISNALKFTERGEVRVTAEQVGQMIHLSVSDTGIGVAAADQERIFEDFVQIESPLQKRVKGTGLGLPLSRRLAELMGGSVSVQSELGQGATFSVCIPIVYPQAADLPGSLQPITALHPARLPILAIEDHIETLFIYEKHLQASRYQLIAARTLAQARQALEQLRPAAIVLDILLEGQNGWTFLRELKGDEATRDIPVLVATVVDNETQALALGADGFLIKPVDQLPLLAKLNGLISQGEAQKLLLIDDDPAYRYVIKQLLVDVPLQLLEAASGRDGLAAAERERPTAILLDLTMPELSGFDALEQLRHNPVTQSIPVIIHSSTQLDVETQSHLAQQGVAVLPKEKTSQAAAASHLRAALAKAGLVLDA from the coding sequence ATGACCACCCTCTTCACCCTGCAAATTCACTACGAACAGGATGTGGTGCAGGCGCGGCAGCAAACCCGCGAGCTGGCCGCACACCTGGGTTTTGACATCCAGGATCAGACCCGGCTGGCCACGGCGGTGTCAGAAATTGTCCGCAATGCGTTTCAGTACGCCCAGGGGGGAACGGTACAGTTTGACGTTGAGGAAAGCCCCCAGATTTTGCTAATTCAGGTGCAGGATCAAGGCCGGGGTATTCCGCACCTGAGCGATGTTTTAGCCGGGCGCTACCAGTCGTCCACGGGCATTGGGCTGGGGATCGTCGGCACCCGGCGACTGATGGATACCTTTGACATCGCCTCGACCGAGCAGGGTACCACCGTGCGCCTGGGCAAAACCCTGCCAACGCGCTCGCCCCCGCTCACCGACGCCCAGCTCCAGCAGATTCGGGCGGCTGTGGCGGGGCGATCGCCCCAAAACCCCTACGACGAAATTCAGCGGCAAAACCAGGAACTGCTGCGGGCGATGGCGGAACTGCGCCAGCGCGAGGAAGAACTCACCTACCTCAACCGCGAGCTAGAGGACACCAATCGCGGCGTCATTGCCCTCTACGCCGAGCTAGACGAAAAGGCCAGCTCCCTCCAGCAGGCCAACGAGCTCAAAACGCGCTTTCTCTCCAACATGAGCCACGAGTTTCGCACGCCGCTCAACTCAATTTTGTCCCTGTCGCGCATGCTGCTGGCGCTGATCGATGGGGAGCTGTCCCTGGAGCAGGAAAAGCAGGTGACCTTCATTCAAAAAGCGGCCAGCGGCCTCTCAGAGCTGGTGAACGATCTGCTGGATCTAGCCAAGGTAGAGGCGGGCAAAACCGAGGTGCGACCCAGCTCCTTTGCCGTGAGCGACCTGTTTGCCACCCTGCGGGGCATGCTGCGGCCCCTGCTGGTGCAGGGGGCCTCGGTGTCGCTGGTGTTTGTCGAACCCGAGGGCCTGCCCCTGCTCTACAGCGATGAGGGCAAAATCGCCCAGATTCTCCGCAACTTTATCTCCAACGCGCTCAAATTTACGGAGCGGGGGGAGGTGCGAGTCACGGCAGAGCAGGTGGGCCAGATGATTCACCTCTCGGTGTCAGACACGGGCATTGGCGTTGCCGCCGCCGACCAGGAGCGCATCTTTGAGGATTTTGTGCAAATTGAGTCTCCCCTGCAAAAGCGGGTGAAAGGCACGGGGTTGGGGCTGCCGCTGTCGCGCCGGCTAGCCGAGCTGATGGGTGGCAGCGTTTCGGTGCAGAGCGAGCTGGGCCAGGGAGCGACCTTCTCGGTCTGCATTCCCATCGTTTACCCCCAGGCGGCAGACCTGCCGGGCTCCCTGCAACCGATCACCGCTCTACACCCGGCCCGTCTGCCCATTCTGGCGATCGAAGACCACATCGAAACCCTATTTATCTACGAAAAACACCTGCAAGCGTCGCGCTATCAGCTGATTGCCGCCCGCACCCTGGCCCAGGCCAGACAGGCCCTAGAGCAGCTGCGGCCAGCGGCGATCGTGCTCGACATTTTGCTGGAGGGGCAAAACGGCTGGACATTCCTGCGAGAGCTGAAGGGGGATGAGGCAACGCGCGATATTCCTGTATTGGTCGCTACGGTTGTGGACAACGAAACCCAGGCCCTGGCCCTCGGCGCTGATGGATTTTTGATTAAGCCCGTAGACCAACTGCCCCTGCTGGCCAAACTCAACGGGCTGATCAGCCAGGGCGAGGCTCAAAAACTCCTACTTATTGATGATGATCCGGCCTACCGCTATGTGATTAAACAGTTGTTGGTGGATGTGCCGCTCCAGCTCTTAGAAGCTGCCAGCGGACGGGATGGATTGGCCGCAGCAGAGCGTGAGCGGCCTACCGCTATTTTGCTTGACCTGACTATGCCGGAACTCAGCGGATTTGATGCCCTTGAGCAGCTGCGGCATAACCCTGTGACTCAATCCATTCCTGTGATTATCCACTCGTCAACCCAGTTAGATGTAGAAACCCAGAGCCATTTAGCTCAGCAAGGTGTGGCTGTCCTGCCCAAGGAGAAAACATCTCAAGCCGCCGCCGCCTCTCACCTTCGAGCAGCCCTCGCTAAAGCCGGTCTCGTTTTAGATGCTTGA
- a CDS encoding SpoIIE family protein phosphatase, with amino-acid sequence MNESTAIAITEPSQTGEARRAALALATRLGFVETERGKAGILVTEVASNLILHGGGGVIVLRAIAQGDAIGIEVLGLDQGAGMVNVEECLQDGFSTTGTAGNGLGAVRRLSDFFEIYSRPHQGTALLAHLWASASGPAHQQAQPPPLALGAVAQPKPGEEVSGDAWAWQGDERRCLLLVVDGLGHGPAAASAAAMAVEVFYEHHQQSPQRIVEAAHRALRSTRGAALAIAAVNFEQQTLCFVGIGNIAASLYSATEQHSLVSYNGTVGHEVRKIQAFTYPWYANSLLVMHSDGISTQWKLDRYPGLSQTHPSLIAGVLYRDFRRDRDDGTIVVAKGTGL; translated from the coding sequence TTGAACGAATCTACGGCGATCGCCATCACCGAGCCGAGTCAAACTGGGGAAGCCCGGCGAGCCGCTCTAGCTCTGGCCACCCGGCTTGGCTTCGTCGAAACCGAGCGGGGCAAGGCGGGAATTTTGGTAACCGAGGTAGCCAGCAACCTGATCCTGCACGGGGGCGGCGGTGTCATTGTGCTGCGGGCGATCGCCCAGGGTGACGCGATCGGCATCGAGGTGCTGGGGCTAGACCAGGGGGCGGGCATGGTCAACGTGGAGGAATGCCTGCAAGACGGCTTTTCCACCACGGGCACTGCGGGCAACGGGCTGGGCGCAGTGCGCCGCCTCTCAGACTTCTTTGAAATTTACTCGCGGCCCCACCAGGGCACGGCCCTGCTCGCTCACCTCTGGGCCAGCGCCTCTGGGCCTGCCCACCAGCAGGCGCAGCCCCCACCCCTCGCCCTAGGCGCGGTCGCCCAGCCCAAACCTGGGGAGGAGGTGTCTGGGGATGCCTGGGCCTGGCAGGGGGACGAGCGCCGCTGCCTGCTGCTTGTCGTCGACGGGCTGGGGCATGGGCCAGCGGCGGCCAGTGCGGCGGCGATGGCGGTCGAGGTGTTTTACGAGCACCACCAGCAGTCCCCCCAGCGCATTGTTGAAGCCGCCCACCGGGCGTTGCGCAGCACTCGGGGGGCCGCCCTGGCGATCGCCGCCGTAAACTTCGAGCAGCAGACCCTCTGCTTTGTGGGCATTGGCAATATTGCGGCCAGCCTTTACTCGGCGACCGAGCAGCACAGCCTGGTGTCCTACAACGGTACCGTGGGGCACGAGGTGCGCAAAATTCAGGCCTTTACCTACCCCTGGTACGCCAACAGCCTGCTCGTCATGCACTCCGACGGCATCAGCACGCAGTGGAAGCTCGATCGCTATCCCGGCCTCAGTCAGACCCATCCCAGCCTGATCGCCGGGGTGCTGTACCGCGACTTTCGCCGCGATCGCGATGATGGAACCATAGTAGTGGCGAAAGGAACGGGCCTATGA
- a CDS encoding anti-sigma regulatory factor translates to MQKIEEVNIQSSADVVLVRQAVRQFAIEVGLGLVDQTKIVTAASELARNTLDYGGGGIVRLEALQVDGRRGLRLTFEDHGPGIADVAMALRDGFTTGGGLGMGLGGAKRLANEFEIVSVVGEGTRVTVVRWK, encoded by the coding sequence ATGCAGAAGATTGAGGAGGTCAACATTCAATCTTCTGCCGATGTGGTTTTGGTGCGGCAGGCCGTGCGCCAGTTTGCCATTGAGGTGGGCCTTGGGCTGGTCGATCAAACCAAAATTGTCACCGCTGCCAGCGAACTGGCCCGCAACACCCTAGACTACGGCGGCGGCGGCATCGTCCGGTTAGAAGCGCTCCAGGTGGACGGGCGGCGGGGGCTCAGGCTCACCTTTGAAGACCACGGGCCGGGCATTGCCGACGTTGCTATGGCGCTGAGGGATGGTTTCACTACGGGCGGGGGCCTGGGCATGGGCCTGGGGGGCGCAAAACGGCTGGCCAACGAGTTTGAAATTGTGTCTGTGGTAGGAGAGGGAACGCGGGTAACCGTCGTACGCTGGAAATAG
- a CDS encoding STAS domain-containing protein, giving the protein MERIPILQMGECLLVTIQVDMHDRLAITLQDDLTNRISQTHASGVLIDISALEIVDSFIGRILGNIAKMSRVMDAETVVVGMQPAVAITLVELGLSLTGIRTALNVEKGMALLRSAMAEPTTTEAVATVWGLEDDAED; this is encoded by the coding sequence ATGGAACGGATTCCCATCCTGCAAATGGGCGAATGTCTGCTCGTCACCATTCAGGTCGATATGCACGATCGCCTGGCGATCACGCTTCAAGACGACCTCACCAACCGCATTAGTCAAACCCACGCCAGCGGGGTGTTAATTGACATCTCGGCCCTGGAGATTGTCGATTCTTTCATCGGCAGAATTTTGGGCAACATTGCCAAAATGTCGCGGGTCATGGATGCCGAAACGGTGGTGGTCGGCATGCAGCCCGCCGTTGCCATTACCCTGGTGGAGCTGGGGCTGTCCCTCACCGGCATTCGCACCGCCCTGAATGTGGAAAAGGGCATGGCGCTGCTGCGATCGGCAATGGCTGAACCCACCACCACTGAGGCCGTAGCGACGGTATGGGGTCTAGAGGACGATGCAGAAGATTGA
- a CDS encoding response regulator, whose product MFQPSETILHIEDNEANRYIVRRILQSAGFAVVEAATGTAGLEAIAHHHPVLVILDVRLPDLSGFEVCRQIKSNPQTRFIPVLHLSASFVKSQDKAEGLDSGADGYLAQPVEPIELLATVRSLLRIRQAEELALISAREWQTTFDAINDSVCLLNQRGEILRCNRAMVRLFGRPAEEIVGHRHAELMRAALGVGDGACFRSAKATHQRQLLELQSQERWFAKTMDPVLNELGTFTGAVLILVDITHRKQIEAERKQAEMTLQERNQRLDLLYETTREQADQLRQANRIKDEFLAVLSHELRSPLNPILGWAKILQTKQQDAAKTQYALATIERNARLQAQLIEDLLDVSRILQGKMSLQTVPVSLPFIIKSALETVQLAAEAKSIHIETSFAPEVGQVLGDSGRLQQIVWNLISNAVKFTSAGGHVQVRLEQIEAEAQAGSPHPVAYAQITVSDTGKGITASFLPYVFDYFRQADSTTTRSFGGLGLGLAIVSHLVELHGGTVQAESLGEGQGSTFIVRLPVMAASKLHPEGSRAHSCSELHFHGLRVLMVDDERDSRELGAFLLEQQGAVVTQVGSAAAALSELQQAEFDVLISDIGMPDMDGYALLRHIRERSPDQGRDILAIAITAYAGESDQRQALAAGFQQHITKPLEPETLLQTIWTLVQQRR is encoded by the coding sequence ATGTTTCAGCCCAGCGAAACCATCCTGCATATTGAGGATAACGAAGCCAATCGCTACATCGTGAGGCGGATTTTGCAAAGCGCGGGGTTTGCTGTTGTTGAGGCGGCCACGGGAACCGCCGGGCTAGAGGCGATCGCCCACCATCACCCCGTGCTGGTCATTTTAGATGTCAGACTGCCAGATCTAAGCGGGTTCGAAGTCTGTCGCCAGATCAAGTCCAATCCGCAAACCCGTTTTATTCCGGTGCTGCATCTTTCGGCCAGCTTTGTCAAAAGTCAGGATAAAGCAGAGGGCCTCGACAGCGGTGCCGACGGCTATCTGGCCCAGCCCGTGGAACCGATTGAACTTTTGGCGACGGTGCGATCGCTGCTGCGCATTCGCCAGGCCGAGGAGCTGGCCCTGATTTCGGCGCGGGAGTGGCAAACCACCTTTGACGCCATCAACGACAGTGTCTGCCTGCTCAATCAGCGGGGTGAAATTTTGCGCTGTAACCGCGCTATGGTGCGGCTGTTTGGTCGGCCCGCCGAAGAGATTGTGGGGCACCGCCACGCCGAGTTAATGAGGGCCGCCCTGGGGGTGGGAGACGGCGCGTGCTTCCGCAGCGCCAAAGCAACACACCAGCGTCAGCTGTTAGAACTGCAAAGTCAAGAACGCTGGTTTGCCAAAACTATGGATCCGGTTCTCAATGAGTTGGGCACCTTTACCGGTGCCGTTCTAATTTTGGTGGACATTACCCACCGCAAGCAGATCGAAGCTGAACGCAAGCAGGCAGAGATGACTCTGCAAGAGCGCAATCAACGCCTGGATTTGCTCTACGAAACCACCCGAGAGCAAGCGGATCAACTGCGGCAGGCCAATCGCATCAAAGACGAGTTTCTGGCGGTGTTATCCCACGAGCTCAGGTCGCCTTTAAACCCCATTTTAGGTTGGGCAAAAATCCTGCAAACCAAGCAGCAAGACGCCGCCAAGACCCAGTACGCCCTGGCGACCATCGAGCGCAACGCCAGACTGCAAGCGCAGCTGATTGAAGACCTGCTCGATGTTTCTCGCATCCTTCAGGGCAAGATGAGCTTACAGACAGTCCCGGTTAGCCTACCGTTCATCATTAAATCTGCCCTGGAGACGGTGCAACTCGCGGCTGAAGCAAAATCGATTCACATTGAGACCAGCTTTGCCCCTGAGGTTGGGCAAGTTCTAGGCGACTCTGGTCGCCTCCAGCAGATCGTTTGGAACCTGATCTCCAACGCTGTTAAGTTCACCTCCGCCGGGGGCCATGTCCAGGTGCGGCTGGAGCAAATTGAGGCTGAGGCACAGGCGGGCTCCCCCCACCCTGTTGCCTATGCTCAAATTACGGTCAGCGATACCGGTAAGGGCATCACCGCCAGCTTTTTGCCCTACGTGTTCGACTACTTTCGCCAGGCTGACAGCACCACCACCCGCAGTTTTGGGGGGTTAGGACTGGGGTTGGCGATCGTCAGTCACCTGGTGGAACTGCATGGAGGCACCGTTCAGGCTGAGAGTTTGGGCGAAGGGCAGGGCTCAACCTTTATCGTCAGGCTGCCCGTCATGGCTGCCTCAAAACTGCATCCCGAGGGTTCGCGGGCGCACAGTTGTTCAGAGCTGCACTTCCACGGACTGCGTGTGCTGATGGTAGACGATGAACGAGACTCCCGCGAGCTGGGTGCTTTTTTGCTAGAACAGCAGGGGGCAGTGGTCACTCAGGTCGGGTCGGCGGCGGCAGCGCTCAGTGAGCTGCAGCAGGCAGAGTTTGATGTGCTGATCAGCGATATCGGCATGCCCGATATGGATGGTTACGCTCTGCTGCGCCACATCAGGGAGCGATCGCCCGACCAGGGCAGAGATATTTTGGCGATCGCCATCACCGCCTACGCTGGCGAAAGCGACCAGCGGCAGGCGTTGGCAGCCGGATTTCAGCAGCATATTACCAAACCCCTTGAGCCCGAAACTCTGCTGCAAACGATTTGGACGCTGGTGCAGCAGAGGCGGTAG